A single Campylobacter hyointestinalis subsp. hyointestinalis DNA region contains:
- a CDS encoding Opr family porin, which translates to MKNLKSLSAVVVLSLCSDISANSLAEALSGGKASGEVAATYEMRKQDKELSLWNNYYSNTNYAVGSVALKYETLEWKNITSTIKFRGYKTLFEGGDDEMHYTGYGDSAERFYKNGKNRNVDFEEIFLKYNINSFSVIAGRQFISTDWINKTHDAIRVGASFGDTTLDAIYSYKYGRVYARDYRPLVETNDNDGVYKADLTHKINEYISASVYDFTAPNIRDIYGAKINLKFAESSLRVHYAFNKDKKDSSKDSSLIDIMLSTTYNGFTPYIGFVGIDSDARFNYMAGEIIIPFEEGDQMYLKGAKTYYAGLNKSFGDFSVGVLYGITTYDESNDLSGKAGNFRKDEFNLWLGYLITKNLNANLGYAMTNEDKDDLATTDLQQINLTFTYKF; encoded by the coding sequence ATGAAAAACTTAAAAAGTTTATCTGCGGTAGTAGTGTTGTCGTTGTGTAGTGATATAAGCGCAAATAGTTTAGCAGAAGCTCTTAGCGGAGGTAAGGCTAGTGGCGAAGTAGCTGCAACATACGAAATGAGAAAACAAGATAAAGAACTTAGTTTGTGGAATAATTATTATTCTAATACTAATTATGCTGTCGGCTCTGTCGCATTAAAATATGAAACATTGGAATGGAAAAACATAACTTCTACTATTAAATTTAGAGGCTACAAAACCTTATTTGAAGGCGGAGACGATGAGATGCATTATACTGGTTATGGAGATTCTGCTGAGAGATTTTATAAAAATGGTAAAAATAGAAATGTAGATTTTGAAGAGATATTTTTAAAATATAATATAAATAGTTTTTCCGTGATAGCCGGTAGACAGTTCATATCGACTGATTGGATCAATAAAACGCATGATGCCATAAGAGTAGGAGCTAGTTTTGGAGATACTACGTTAGATGCGATTTACTCTTATAAGTATGGTAGAGTGTATGCTAGAGACTATAGACCTTTAGTCGAAACAAATGATAATGATGGTGTTTATAAAGCGGATTTGACTCATAAGATAAATGAGTATATATCGGCTAGCGTATATGATTTTACTGCCCCAAATATTAGAGATATCTATGGTGCAAAGATAAATTTAAAATTTGCAGAGTCTTCTTTAAGAGTTCATTATGCTTTTAATAAAGATAAAAAAGATTCGTCAAAAGATTCAAGTCTTATAGACATAATGTTAAGTACAACTTATAATGGCTTTACTCCTTATATTGGATTTGTCGGTATAGACAGCGATGCTAGATTTAACTATATGGCAGGCGAGATCATTATTCCGTTTGAAGAAGGCGATCAAATGTATTTAAAAGGCGCTAAAACATACTATGCCGGACTAAATAAGTCGTTTGGAGACTTTAGCGTAGGTGTTCTTTATGGTATTACTACTTATGATGAGTCAAATGATCTTTCTGGAAAAGCTGGAAATTTTAGAAAAGACGAATTTAACCTATGGCTTGGGTATTTGATCACTAAAAACTTAAATGCGAATTTAGGTTATGCAATGACAAACGAAGATAAAGACGATCTAGCTACTACAGATTTACAACAGATAAATTTAACTTTTACATATAAATTTTGA
- the purU gene encoding formyltetrahydrofolate deformylase, translated as MDYILKIDCNDEKGLILRVSEIVFKNGLNYVSTSEFVDHENERFYMRAVIVGDVNLDEFKNTLSAFLPRDARIFCEEIRKKDIAILATKENHCLGDLLIKHSSGELNANIVCVVANHDTLKPLVEKFDIPFNLVSAENLSREEHENAVLEVLKKYKFDYMVLAKYMRILSPFFVSNFPKKIINIHHSFLPAFIGANPYKQAFERGVKIIGATAHFVTDDLDEGPIITQDVIRVNHEMTWKDMQRAGRNVEKVVLSNALDLVFDERVFVHENKTVIF; from the coding sequence GTGGATTATATTTTAAAGATTGATTGCAATGATGAAAAAGGTCTCATACTAAGAGTTAGCGAGATAGTATTTAAAAACGGGCTAAACTATGTGAGTACAAGCGAATTCGTCGATCACGAGAATGAGCGTTTTTATATGCGTGCTGTTATAGTAGGCGATGTAAATTTAGATGAATTCAAAAATACTTTAAGCGCATTTTTACCGCGTGATGCGCGTATTTTTTGTGAAGAGATCAGAAAAAAAGATATTGCAATTTTAGCTACAAAAGAAAATCACTGCTTAGGCGATCTACTCATCAAACATAGTAGTGGCGAGCTAAATGCTAACATAGTTTGCGTAGTAGCAAATCACGATACGCTTAAGCCTTTAGTAGAAAAATTTGACATTCCATTTAACTTGGTAAGCGCTGAAAATCTTAGTAGAGAGGAGCATGAAAATGCGGTTTTAGAAGTGCTTAAAAAGTATAAATTTGATTATATGGTTTTAGCAAAATATATGCGAATTTTAAGTCCTTTTTTTGTATCGAATTTTCCTAAGAAAATCATAAATATCCACCATTCGTTTTTACCTGCTTTTATCGGCGCAAATCCATATAAACAAGCTTTTGAGCGAGGAGTAAAGATCATCGGAGCGACCGCTCATTTCGTGACTGATGACTTAGATGAAGGACCTATCATCACTCAAGACGTTATAAGGGTAAATCACGAAATGACTTGGAAAGATATGCAAAGAGCTGGAAGAAATGTCGAAAAAGTAGTACTTAGCAATGCTTTAGATCTTGTTTTTGACGAGCGCGTTTTTGTACATGAAAACAAAACGGTGATTTTTTAG
- a CDS encoding tRNA (cytidine(34)-2'-O)-methyltransferase, with product MFNIVLVNPQIHTNTGSIGRMCVNSGCKLHIIKPLGFEIDDKHLRRAGLDYWAKLDPKIWDSLEQFLSINTKFKDRFFFATTKTNQLYFNAKFQKGDFIFFGSETSGLPLDLMRLNKENRITIPMTNDGRSLNLATSVGIVTYEAIRQNIDEFDFRDEICEF from the coding sequence ATGTTTAATATAGTTTTAGTAAATCCGCAGATCCATACAAACACAGGAAGTATCGGAAGAATGTGTGTAAATTCAGGCTGTAAACTACACATCATTAAGCCTTTGGGATTTGAGATAGATGATAAACATTTACGCCGTGCTGGGCTTGATTACTGGGCTAAACTAGATCCAAAAATCTGGGATAGTTTGGAGCAGTTTTTAAGTATAAATACTAAATTTAAAGATAGATTTTTTTTCGCTACGACAAAGACAAATCAGCTTTATTTCAATGCCAAATTTCAAAAAGGAGATTTTATATTTTTTGGTTCTGAAACGAGCGGATTGCCACTTGATCTTATGCGTTTAAATAAAGAAAACCGCATAACCATACCTATGACAAATGATGGTAGAAGTCTAAATTTAGCAACAAGTGTAGGTATAGTGACTTATGAAGCTATTCGCCAAAATATAGATGAATTTGATTTTAGGGATGAGATTTGCGAGTTTTGA
- a CDS encoding endonuclease/exonuclease/phosphatase family protein produces the protein MRVLIILFMCVFAFCAELKIATFNTENLFDGTQNGNEYKDFRNGKWNNAKYSHKLNQISNVIKSINADVIALQEIENEGVLKDLAIKSGYKYFKFALSDKNSPFGLGFLSKKPIVSSKIFNVNGVKTRPILMIEIAFAKENIKLFTAHLPAQKNSLKYRKIAADTLINAAKGKKHAVILGDLNSDFGYGFLLNDLNGEFKNMWEFMNSWQRKSHVRGSAIDHIMLSNDFFSGGDLIYKKNSFSVYDKSSASDHYPIYVVISDEQKMQNLQLKNINEIYKPSNEPSRIIGVLIYRDDKGFVLSDENRRGIYVFTDKKLPLGTKIDMSVFETKEYKGNLEITNFDINSVQTGAYENLKDFMLSSSDLSMARSGDVLHSISLELKDGYAYINSQKFKVYSKFRSLKDGIYDFKNVLVWSYRGQKELIVE, from the coding sequence TTGCGAGTTTTGATCATACTTTTTATGTGTGTGTTTGCATTTTGCGCTGAGCTTAAAATCGCTACTTTTAACACTGAAAATTTATTTGATGGCACACAAAATGGTAACGAATATAAAGATTTTAGAAACGGTAAATGGAATAACGCTAAATATTCTCATAAACTAAACCAAATCAGTAATGTTATAAAATCCATAAATGCCGATGTTATTGCACTTCAAGAGATAGAAAATGAGGGAGTTTTAAAAGACTTAGCTATCAAATCAGGCTATAAATATTTCAAATTCGCCCTGAGCGATAAAAATTCACCATTTGGACTTGGTTTTTTGTCTAAAAAGCCTATTGTAAGTAGTAAAATATTTAACGTAAATGGTGTAAAAACAAGACCGATTTTAATGATAGAAATAGCGTTTGCCAAAGAAAATATAAAGCTCTTTACGGCTCATTTACCCGCACAAAAAAATAGTTTAAAATATAGAAAGATAGCAGCAGATACGTTAATAAACGCCGCTAAAGGCAAAAAACACGCTGTAATCTTAGGCGATCTAAATAGTGATTTTGGATATGGCTTTTTGCTAAATGACTTGAATGGTGAGTTTAAAAATATGTGGGAATTCATGAATTCTTGGCAAAGAAAGTCCCATGTAAGAGGGAGCGCTATAGATCATATAATGCTTAGTAATGATTTTTTTAGTGGCGGTGATCTGATATATAAAAAAAATAGTTTTAGCGTTTATGATAAAAGCAGCGCCTCAGATCATTATCCGATTTATGTTGTTATCTCAGATGAACAAAAAATGCAAAATTTACAATTAAAAAATATAAATGAAATTTATAAACCTAGCAACGAACCTTCAAGGATAATCGGTGTTTTGATTTACCGTGATGATAAAGGCTTTGTTCTAAGTGATGAAAATAGACGTGGAATTTATGTTTTTACGGATAAAAAACTTCCTCTTGGCACAAAAATCGATATGAGCGTTTTTGAAACAAAAGAGTATAAAGGAAATCTCGAAATCACGAATTTCGATATAAATAGCGTTCAAACCGGAGCTTATGAGAACCTAAAAGATTTTATGCTTAGCTCTAGTGATTTAAGTATGGCTAGGAGCGGAGATGTCTTGCACTCTATAAGTCTAGAATTAAAAGATGGTTATGCGTACATAAACTCGCAAAAATTTAAAGTTTATAGTAAATTTAGAAGTTTAAAAGATGGTATCTATGACTTTAAAAATGTTTTAGTTTGGAGCTACCGTGGGCAAAAGGAGCTTATAGTTGAGTGA
- the glyS gene encoding glycine--tRNA ligase subunit beta, translating into MRLLIEIGVEELPAIPFLKELKNIVPKWKSLLDVYGLESKFEFEFTPRRLMISGEIPEFSKDIEAEFIGAPKAVALQNGTWSAAAKSFANKCGISEAKLEFKDIKGKEVLYYKSVQKGKLASELLPEMISKFVSSLNFGKSMRWGSGEYEFIRPIRSLICMLDNESVECELMGVKSDKAFYPHRRYGYELIKFNTIDEYFELLPKFGIMLKSTDRKAKILSEFKEIEASSGLKIELDFELLDEVVAITEFPTALLGTFEKEFLEVPSEVIITSMKENQRYFPLHDKNEKLSNHFVVVSNALSDDKTLIVKGNEKVLRARLSDAKFFWESDLAAEFSSEKLKQISYLNELGSMYDKEIRERFVARTLSGFYDKELKIEFDGDYEHELDRAVMLSKADLTTGMVYEFTNLQGIMGAYYAAYRRENPFIVEALREQYLPSGEGSKCPRTLFASIVAVSNKLDTLMGLFSINKIPSGTKDPYALRRAASGIIKIVLNLGINFDVKTVLNAIKSNYKEFDISLLENFIYDRLYSMQDANPSVVKACINSGESDIKKLNLNILALNEICKKDDFKESFSTFKRLANIIKDAEICTVNEALFEEESEKELNSKFKSLNLDEENAKDYLESLFGLKPDIDKFFDSVMINHENESIKANRKALIGQIYKAFLRIADIKEISN; encoded by the coding sequence ATGAGATTATTGATTGAGATCGGCGTAGAAGAACTGCCGGCGATTCCTTTTTTAAAAGAGTTAAAAAATATAGTTCCAAAATGGAAAAGTTTGCTGGACGTTTACGGGCTTGAGTCTAAATTTGAGTTCGAATTTACGCCTAGAAGACTGATGATAAGCGGTGAGATCCCTGAGTTTTCAAAAGATATAGAAGCAGAGTTTATAGGTGCTCCAAAAGCTGTAGCACTTCAAAATGGAACTTGGAGTGCAGCTGCAAAAAGTTTTGCTAATAAATGTGGGATAAGCGAAGCCAAGCTTGAGTTTAAAGATATAAAAGGTAAAGAGGTTTTATACTATAAAAGTGTTCAAAAAGGAAAGCTTGCAAGCGAACTTTTACCAGAAATGATCTCTAAATTTGTAAGTTCTTTAAATTTTGGAAAGTCTATGCGCTGGGGAAGCGGCGAATATGAGTTTATTCGCCCGATCCGCTCGCTCATCTGTATGCTTGATAATGAAAGCGTTGAGTGTGAGTTAATGGGAGTGAAAAGCGATAAGGCGTTCTATCCTCATAGAAGATATGGGTATGAACTTATTAAATTTAATACCATAGACGAGTACTTTGAGCTTCTACCTAAATTTGGTATTATGCTTAAAAGCACGGATAGAAAAGCTAAAATACTTAGCGAATTTAAAGAGATAGAAGCCTCAAGCGGTCTTAAGATAGAGCTTGACTTTGAGCTTTTAGACGAAGTTGTAGCCATAACAGAGTTTCCAACGGCTCTACTTGGCACTTTTGAAAAAGAGTTTTTGGAGGTTCCTTCTGAAGTCATCATCACTTCGATGAAAGAAAATCAACGTTATTTTCCACTTCATGATAAAAATGAAAAGTTAAGCAATCATTTTGTAGTGGTAAGCAATGCTTTAAGTGATGATAAAACACTCATTGTAAAAGGAAATGAAAAAGTACTAAGAGCTCGTCTTAGCGATGCTAAATTCTTTTGGGAGAGTGATCTAGCTGCTGAGTTTAGTAGTGAAAAACTAAAACAAATATCGTATTTAAACGAACTTGGAAGTATGTATGATAAAGAAATTCGTGAGCGATTTGTCGCAAGGACTTTAAGTGGATTTTATGATAAAGAATTAAAGATCGAGTTTGATGGCGACTATGAACACGAGCTTGATCGCGCTGTGATGCTTTCTAAAGCAGATCTAACTACTGGTATGGTTTATGAATTTACGAATTTACAAGGCATTATGGGCGCTTATTACGCAGCTTACAGAAGAGAAAATCCTTTTATCGTAGAAGCGCTTAGGGAGCAGTATCTACCAAGTGGGGAAGGAAGCAAATGCCCTAGAACTTTGTTTGCTAGCATAGTTGCAGTCTCAAATAAGCTAGACACGCTTATGGGGCTTTTTAGTATAAATAAAATACCTAGTGGCACAAAGGATCCTTACGCGCTTAGAAGGGCTGCTAGTGGTATTATCAAGATAGTTTTAAACTTAGGTATAAATTTTGATGTTAAAACTGTTTTAAATGCTATAAAATCAAATTATAAAGAATTTGATATAAGCTTGCTTGAAAACTTTATATACGATAGACTTTACTCTATGCAAGATGCTAATCCTTCAGTTGTCAAAGCTTGTATAAATAGCGGTGAGAGCGACATCAAAAAGTTAAATTTAAATATTTTAGCTTTAAACGAAATTTGTAAAAAAGATGATTTTAAAGAGAGTTTTTCTACATTTAAAAGACTTGCAAATATCATAAAAGACGCTGAGATTTGTACTGTAAATGAAGCGCTCTTTGAAGAGGAAAGTGAAAAAGAACTAAACTCTAAATTTAAAAGTTTAAATTTAGATGAAGAGAATGCAAAAGATTATCTTGAGAGTCTTTTTGGACTAAAACCAGACATCGATAAATTCTTTGATAGCGTGATGATAAACCACGAAAATGAGAGTATCAAAGCAAACCGCAAGGCTCTAATCGGTCAGATCTATAAAGCGTTTTTACGTATCGCAGATATCAAGGAAATCAGTAATTGA
- a CDS encoding DNA adenine methylase, translating to MRQDQAFLRDQLITYIGNKRSLLGFIEDGLKFAKDGLNKNKISFVDLFSGSGIVSRLAKSHSSKIFANDLEFYSKIINECYLSNLTLNLKKDINFYFDKLSGISEFESGFITELYSAKDEDNITKDDRVFFTKRNALYIDTMRKAIDKLPSGLQAYFLAPLLYLASNHTNTSGVFKGFYKDKSGIGQFGGAGRNALCRITKNIELQKPVLSNFKCDFEVTQKDAMEFAKDMDNVDVVYLDPPYNQHPYGSNYFMLNLIAKYERPIEISKVSGIPKDWNRSIYNKKSLAAEAFFDLLRALKSKYLLISFNNEGFISKDEFLQNLKKIGKTELKEQKYNAFRGSRNLSKRNLHVTEWLYIVKK from the coding sequence TTGAGGCAGGATCAAGCATTTTTAAGAGATCAGCTTATAACATATATTGGAAATAAGCGATCCTTGCTTGGGTTTATCGAAGACGGACTAAAATTCGCAAAAGACGGTCTTAATAAAAATAAGATAAGTTTCGTAGATCTTTTTAGTGGATCTGGTATAGTCTCAAGGCTAGCAAAATCTCACAGTAGTAAGATCTTCGCAAATGATTTGGAGTTTTATTCAAAAATAATCAATGAGTGCTATTTGTCGAATTTAACTCTAAATTTGAAAAAAGATATAAATTTTTATTTTGATAAATTAAGCGGAATTTCCGAGTTTGAAAGCGGGTTTATAACAGAGCTTTACTCAGCAAAAGATGAAGATAACATCACAAAAGACGATAGGGTATTTTTCACAAAACGAAACGCACTTTACATTGATACGATGCGTAAAGCGATCGATAAACTTCCTAGTGGGTTGCAAGCTTATTTTTTAGCTCCACTTTTATATCTAGCTAGTAATCATACAAACACAAGCGGAGTTTTTAAAGGCTTTTATAAAGATAAAAGCGGAATAGGACAGTTTGGCGGAGCTGGAAGAAATGCGCTTTGTCGGATAACTAAAAATATAGAACTTCAAAAACCGGTATTGTCAAATTTCAAATGCGACTTTGAAGTCACGCAAAAAGACGCTATGGAGTTTGCAAAAGATATGGATAACGTGGATGTCGTCTATCTCGATCCTCCGTATAATCAGCATCCATACGGCTCAAACTATTTTATGCTAAATTTAATAGCAAAGTACGAAAGACCTATAGAGATCAGTAAAGTCAGCGGCATACCAAAAGACTGGAATAGAAGCATTTATAACAAAAAATCACTAGCAGCGGAAGCTTTTTTTGATCTTTTGCGTGCTTTAAAATCAAAATATCTTTTGATATCATTTAATAACGAAGGTTTTATAAGCAAAGATGAGTTTTTACAAAATCTAAAAAAGATAGGCAAAACCGAACTAAAAGAGCAAAAATACAACGCTTTTAGGGGAAGTAGAAATCTATCAAAAAGAAACTTACACGTTACTGAGTGGCTCTACATAGTAAAAAAATAA
- a CDS encoding lyase family protein: MDNGLILQIREAHALITKLLTASYAHCIEISEKYKNTVMAGRTHVIHALPITFGFKTAMWAQEIRRSLDRLEEIKPRLFVGQLSGAVGTLASQEGKGLEMQRLMMADLGLNQPVISWHPSRDHIAEYVSVLAIIAGTLGRIAREILSLQRTEICEVEEPFLWEK; encoded by the coding sequence ATGGATAATGGACTTATACTTCAGATCCGTGAAGCTCACGCGCTCATTACTAAGCTTCTTACTGCTTCTTATGCTCACTGCATTGAAATATCTGAAAAATACAAAAATACAGTTATGGCTGGTAGAACTCACGTGATACACGCTTTGCCTATAACTTTTGGATTTAAAACTGCTATGTGGGCGCAAGAGATTCGCCGCAGTCTAGATAGACTAGAAGAGATAAAACCAAGACTATTTGTAGGACAACTCAGTGGAGCAGTAGGAACTCTAGCTTCTCAAGAGGGCAAAGGACTTGAAATGCAACGCCTTATGATGGCTGATCTGGGTTTGAATCAACCAGTAATATCATGGCATCCAAGCAGAGATCATATCGCTGAGTACGTCAGTGTGCTAGCTATCATAGCTGGTACTTTAGGTAGGATCGCAAGAGAGATTTTGAGCTTGCAAAGAACTGAAATTTGCGAAGTCGAAGAGCCTTTTTTATGGGAAAAGTAG
- a CDS encoding lyase family protein — MGKVGSSTMPHKRNPQVCEGIIAQSRIVRSQAPLAVEVMGCENERDWGCELVEWDCVPKASIYLANALKSTNDVLENLIVYPEHMKENLNKLKGAMLSEAVMLHLGEKLGRLSAHEIVYEVCMKAFTDGKPVIDDLLEREEVAKHFTRADLEEIMQPEKYVGLSAEFVDRVVAASKDILG, encoded by the coding sequence ATGGGAAAAGTAGGAAGCTCTACGATGCCACACAAAAGAAATCCGCAAGTTTGCGAGGGTATCATCGCTCAGTCTCGCATCGTGCGATCTCAAGCTCCACTTGCAGTAGAAGTCATGGGATGTGAAAATGAACGCGACTGGGGTTGTGAGCTAGTAGAGTGGGACTGCGTACCAAAAGCATCTATCTATCTAGCAAACGCTCTTAAAAGCACAAATGACGTCTTAGAAAATTTGATCGTTTATCCAGAACATATGAAAGAAAATCTAAACAAGCTCAAAGGAGCGATGCTAAGTGAAGCTGTGATGCTACATCTTGGCGAAAAACTCGGTCGTTTATCGGCTCACGAGATAGTTTATGAAGTATGTATGAAAGCTTTCACTGATGGTAAGCCTGTGATAGATGATCTTTTAGAGCGTGAAGAAGTGGCTAAGCATTTTACAAGGGCTGATCTTGAAGAGATTATGCAGCCAGAAAAATACGTTGGTTTAAGCGCTGAGTTTGTCGATAGAGTAGTAGCAGCTAGCAAGGATATCTTAGGATAA
- a CDS encoding WYL domain-containing protein: MSFFGENAIFSISQGSYICKNKELFKRFVMPNEQQDESEKLIDMLHIINPGFAKFMPQTHKKVDAKLTKELASVFLIKGSPHEQSPNLRIFGLIQKAIKFRRYCDLTYEDEELKNVKILKIIYSKGNWQLATLCDTNQNNGYKVLRLCFVKDVTIKKSSFYIDDYTENFVRNSETFMDGYRQKAYECIVAVSPNVAKYFKQKRFFRSQKIIGECEKAG; encoded by the coding sequence GTGAGTTTTTTTGGGGAAAATGCTATTTTTAGTATTTCTCAAGGCTCATATATCTGCAAAAATAAAGAACTTTTCAAACGCTTTGTTATGCCAAATGAACAGCAAGATGAGAGTGAAAAACTCATAGATATGCTCCACATTATCAACCCGGGTTTTGCTAAGTTTATGCCTCAAACTCACAAAAAAGTAGATGCTAAACTCACAAAAGAGTTAGCAAGCGTGTTTTTGATAAAAGGTAGTCCGCATGAGCAAAGCCCGAATTTACGTATCTTTGGACTGATACAAAAGGCTATTAAATTTAGAAGATATTGCGATTTGACTTATGAAGATGAAGAGCTAAAAAATGTCAAGATTTTAAAGATTATTTATTCTAAGGGCAATTGGCAACTAGCGACGCTTTGCGATACTAACCAAAACAACGGATATAAGGTGCTTAGGTTATGTTTTGTCAAAGACGTGACAATCAAAAAAAGTTCATTTTATATCGATGACTATACCGAGAATTTCGTTAGAAATAGTGAAACATTTATGGATGGATACAGACAAAAGGCTTATGAATGTATCGTCGCAGTCTCGCCAAACGTAGCAAAATACTTTAAGCAAAAGCGTTTTTTTCGCTCACAAAAGATCATCGGCGAATGCGAGAAGGCTGGATAA
- a CDS encoding WYL domain-containing protein translates to MREGWIKISYEITSDDMIVMLFKRWFPDMVVLSPTALRDKFSLMLKDYNKLMSEFK, encoded by the coding sequence ATGCGAGAAGGCTGGATAAAGATCAGCTATGAGATCACTAGCGATGATATGATAGTGATGCTGTTTAAACGTTGGTTTCCAGATATGGTTGTACTAAGTCCTACTGCTTTGCGAGATAAATTTAGTCTGATGCTTAAAGACTACAATAAACTTATGAGTGAATTTAAGTAA